In Hyphomicrobiales bacterium, one genomic interval encodes:
- a CDS encoding sulfatase-like hydrolase/transferase, with translation MRPGNLDRTWRGSSVRKVLLITFDQWRADALSLAGHRHALTPNIDAFAAEAVAFENHFTASAPCGPSRATLLTGLYPFNHRSVRNGTPLDARHTNLALQVRDRGLTPYLFGYTDTSLDPRTRPPGDPALRVYESVLDGFEIGCRMSGAAVPMNEWAAHLARRGHAIPANHPDLLYGLGALAAGEPVSRRPAFYRAEDSDTAFLAGRICDFLLVAGGYDWLVHASFLRPHPPLIAPAPYNTAVDPADIALPVREPDRAAAVASHPFLAYWLEVVQASPSFFQKNFNPDRLTPDDIRLMRAVYFGLIQECDANFGRMIDALKETGLYDETLIVLTSDHGEMLGDHWMWGKGGYFDASYRIPLLVRDPLRSAHAGRRVRAFTESVDVAPTIIDWLGGTPPVSWDGRSLLPFLSGDTPPWRDAVFWEYDFREPVTRAAERHLGLTSAHCVLNVLRDEKGKYVHFNGLPPLFFDLAAGPDELEPSRAALADGRAADYCARLLSRRMTHAERVLVDTLLTPDGPVRNDGPRY, from the coding sequence CTGCGGCCCGGCAACCTGGATCGAACTTGGAGAGGGAGTTCCGTGCGCAAGGTCCTGCTCATTACCTTCGATCAGTGGCGGGCCGATGCCCTGAGCCTTGCGGGCCATCGCCATGCCCTGACCCCAAACATCGACGCCTTCGCGGCCGAGGCGGTCGCCTTCGAAAACCACTTCACGGCCTCGGCCCCCTGCGGGCCCTCGCGCGCCACGCTGTTGACCGGTCTCTATCCCTTCAACCACCGCTCGGTGCGCAACGGAACGCCGCTCGACGCACGCCACACCAACCTCGCTTTGCAGGTCCGGGACCGGGGCCTCACCCCCTATCTCTTCGGCTACACCGACACCTCCCTCGATCCGCGCACGCGCCCGCCCGGCGACCCGGCGCTGCGCGTCTATGAAAGTGTGCTGGACGGCTTCGAGATCGGCTGCCGCATGTCCGGCGCCGCCGTTCCGATGAACGAATGGGCGGCCCACCTCGCGCGGCGCGGCCACGCCATCCCGGCCAATCACCCGGACCTCCTCTACGGTCTCGGCGCGCTCGCGGCGGGCGAGCCGGTCTCGAGGCGCCCGGCATTCTATCGCGCCGAGGACAGCGACACCGCGTTCCTTGCCGGACGGATCTGCGATTTCCTCCTCGTCGCCGGCGGTTACGACTGGCTGGTGCACGCGAGCTTTCTTCGCCCGCACCCGCCACTGATCGCCCCCGCCCCCTACAACACCGCCGTCGACCCCGCCGACATCGCCCTTCCCGTGCGCGAGCCGGACCGTGCCGCAGCGGTCGCCAGCCACCCCTTCCTCGCCTACTGGCTCGAGGTGGTTCAGGCCTCACCCAGCTTCTTTCAGAAGAATTTCAATCCTGACCGCCTGACGCCCGACGACATCCGCCTGATGCGCGCGGTCTATTTCGGTCTCATTCAGGAGTGTGACGCGAACTTCGGGCGCATGATCGATGCGTTGAAAGAGACGGGGCTCTACGACGAGACGCTGATCGTGCTGACCTCCGACCACGGCGAGATGCTGGGCGACCATTGGATGTGGGGAAAGGGTGGTTATTTCGACGCCTCCTACCGCATTCCCCTCCTGGTCCGCGATCCGCTTCGGTCCGCACACGCCGGTCGCCGTGTCCGTGCCTTCACCGAGAGCGTCGACGTCGCACCGACCATCATCGACTGGCTCGGCGGCACGCCGCCCGTCTCCTGGGACGGCCGCTCGCTGCTCCCCTTCCTTTCCGGCGACACGCCGCCCTGGCGCGATGCCGTCTTCTGGGAATACGACTTCCGCGAACCGGTCACCCGCGCCGCCGAGCGCCACCTCGGATTGACCTCCGCGCACTGCGTGCTGAACGTGTTGCGCGACGAGAAGGGGAAATATGTCCATTTCAACGGCTTGCCGCCGCTCTTCTTCGATCTCGCGGCGGGACCGGACGAACTCGAGCCGAGCCGGGCGGCCCTGGCGGACGGACGGGCCGCCGACTACTGCGCCCGCCTCCTTTCGCGCCGCATGACGCACGCCGAGCGTGTTCTGGTCGACACCCTGCTGACCCCCGACGGCCCCGTGCGCAACGACGGCCCGCGCTACTGA